The region ATTGGCTTCGAGCAGGTCAGAGCCCGATAGGTCGGCACCCGAAAGGTTGGCTTTGAAAAGGTTTGCACGGGTGAGGTTGGAAGAACGGATCAGGCTCATTGACAGGTCGGCCAGGGTGAAGTCGGCATTGATGATATCAGAATAAGAAAGGTCGGCCCCGTCGAGGACAGCGTCAGTAAAGTCGGCTTCACAAAGGTTGCTTTCGGTCAGAACTGCACGAGATAGGACTGTTCCCGAAAGGTTAGTACCCTTGAGGTTTACGGCCTGAAGTTTTGCTTCGGCCAGGAAAGCCCCGCTCAGATTGGCGCCTTCCAGGTTAGCACCCGAAAGGTCGGCCCCGGCAAAAGAGGCCCCACTCAGATCTGCACCCGCCAGGTTTGCTCCCTGCAAAATGGCC is a window of Bacteroides sp. DNA encoding:
- a CDS encoding pentapeptide repeat-containing protein; the protein is MNNQRQRVLSDRDLWTLIAQSSYGDSYRPLNFRGAILQGANLAGADLSGASFAGADLSGANLEGANLSGAFLAEAKLQAVNLKGTNLSGTVLSRAVLTESNLCEADFTDAVLDGADLSYSDIINADFTLADLSMSLIRSSNLTRANLFKANLSGADLSGSDLLEANFGKAYMNETVMDQVLNLERTIGYKG